A stretch of the Medicago truncatula cultivar Jemalong A17 chromosome 5, MtrunA17r5.0-ANR, whole genome shotgun sequence genome encodes the following:
- the LOC11441042 gene encoding uncharacterized protein At4g22758: MSQTLRSPAITSRRKKPPHPSPSPRCRTKNKSKLINTLKRCSSAPLLISRGNLIHEDDDDDDDGVGLFAQYSFRSGRGGTLFRPQTFSNAFVSSPSLFPSSPNIYSNEMKGYDKEAKVVVSVTVEGSTGPVRTMVKLGSTVEDTISHVVNKYREEGRSPKIDSNVPSSFQLYLSYFSLQGLDKSEVIGNVNSRSFYLRKSNGESSTLNSSESDHDLAKRGLPSFVARKINQIVRRAHRLWNILVCSP, from the exons ATGTCGCAAACCTTAAGATCGCCGGCGATTACATCCCGGAGAAAAAAACCACCGCATCCATCACCGTCGCCGCGTTGTAGGACAAAGAATAAGTCAAAATTGATCAATACCTTGAAACGCTGCTCATCAGCGCCACTGCTGATTTCACGAGGAAATCTTattcatgaagatgatgatgatgatgatgatggtgttgGTCTCTTTGCTCAATATTCTTTCAGAAGTGGAAGAGGAGGAACACTTTTCCGACCTCAAACATTTTCAAATGCCTTTGTTTCTTCTCCTTCACTCTTTCCTTCCTCTCCAAACATTTACTCTAATGAG ATGAAGGGGTACGACAAGGAGGCTAAGGTGGTGGTTAGTGTGACGGTTGAAGGAAGTACAGGACCTGTCCGAACAATGGTTAAACTAGGGTCAACTGTGGAGGATACAATAAGCCATGTGGTGAATAAATATAGGGAAGAAGGAAGGAGCCCTAAGATCGATTCTAATGTGCCATCTTCCTTTCAATTGTATCTTTCCTATTTCAGTCTCCAAG GTTTGGATAAATCAGAAGTAATTGGGAATGTAAATAGTAGAAGTTTTTATCTGCGGAAGAGTAATGGTGAATCTTCTACATTGAATTCTTCAGAAAGTGATCATGATTTAGCCAAACGTGGACTCCCATCTTTCGTTGCCCGGAAAATTAACCAAATTGTTAGAAGAGCCCATAGGCTTTGGAATATTCTAGTTTGCTCCCCATGA